Part of the Flavobacteriales bacterium genome is shown below.
TGACGCATCCAAAGCAAAAGAAACATTGGGATGGCAGCCGAAAATCACTTTGAAAGAACTGGTTTCTGAGATGGTCCGTAATGATGTTTCCAGATTTTGACCTTGTATACTCTGAGAATAAATGAGAGGTCGCAATCGTCATCAAATGGCTTTAGTAGCTTTGCATGGCCAATATTATTGTAAGGGTGTTGACCACGGAAAAACCTTATTGGGATGAAGAGAAAGTCTCGGATTGAAATTTATTGACGGTATTGACAAACCTACAAATGAATAATCTTAACTCGAATGCACTTAAGGTGGGACTGATTCTTTATGACAGTCGGTCGGGGTCAACATTTTTGTCATCACTTTTGGATCGTTATTCGGGGATTCTTGTTCTTCCGGAAACAAGCCTGCTTTATAATATACTGTTAGACGGGAATCAGGTTTATGACAGTATCGAGAAAATAGATGCTCTTCTGCATCGTCTATATGAGGAAAAGCAATTTGAGGAGTTGTCAATGGATAGGTCGGTGCTTCGACAGGCCATTCTATCAGGTGGAGAATTGAAAATTGAAGTTTTCTATTCCATCCTGTGCGTTTACTTCGGCATGGATCGACTTGACGATCATGTGGTTGTTATGAAAATCCCAAGAGCACATGAGCGACTGGAGCATTTTAATAGATTCTTGCCCGATTTTCGTGTAGTGCATTTGATAAGGGATGGACGGGCGGTTTTTTACTCCAAAATGAAGTCAAGATCGCTCACAAAAAGGGTCTTTGAGAAAAATCTAATTGTAGCGGCCTTAGGTTGGAGGTCAAAGATAAGGTCTTCGACATCTTACGGGGATGAGATTATTACGGTTCGCTACGAAGACATTCTTGCTGATGAGGAATCCAATGTGCAGAAAATCTTAGATTTTCTGCACATTTCTGAAAAGGGGCGAGTCATAAGCAATGACGCCTCCAACTATTTAAGGAAAATTGGCAAGGAGCAACAGAAATTTCACCGTAACATAGGTAAAAAACCAAAAGAGTTGAACCCGAACCGGTATCTGGAAGAATTGTCATCAGCACAGATTTCTCTTTATGAGTGTATTGCTGGAGATATCTTGCGAAAACACGGATATACGGCCCACAGGAATGAAATGAGTCTGTATGAACGTTTCATCGGGCCATTCTTTCTTTTGGGATTTTATTGTCTCCAGTTCGTTGGCTCAAGGTCTATGATTGTTATGCATTCTGTTTTTGAGGGTACGTTTAAAGAAAAGGTGCGCAATAAGCTGATTGACCTTGGTCTCTTAAAGATCAAAGTGTCGACATGAATTATTTCACCCCTTCATACAAAAGCCTGCTCAAGATAGCATTAATGGCTCCGTTTGCGACACTTGTTCTGCACGCGGAAACAAAGGCAAGTACCGCTAACCTCGGTTTTCTTTTCAAACTAATAATCATGCTTTTTTTTGTTTTTGGGGCGCTATGGAAGGTCCGAAACAAAAGGCTTCCGGACTTCTTTGTGTTGGGCGTACTATTCCTTATCAAAGGGATAATCATTGTGCCCGACAAAGTCATATATCTGGAAACGGCAGTAAAGGTCAGTTTCATAGCATTCATTTTACCGTTGACCGTTCTGTACGCTTTGAAAAGTCCAATCGCAAAAATTGATAAGTACATATTTTACCTATGCGCATTATTGATTTCTAGTACAGTTCCATATCATTTGGGTCTGCTTCAGAATGATTTGGCAATCGAGGTGGGTAAGTATGATATGAGGAAGTATAGTGCTGAAGGTGTGCTGTTCACTGGACCGTTCGAAAATATCCACAATGCAGCCATTACGCTCACGTTTTGTTCGATAGGCACCCTCAAGTTCTTTCGTGCTACAAGGAAATTGGGTGTTAAACTGATTCTTCTTCTTCTGGTACTGGTTGGATTACTCGGTGTTTACTTGACCTATGTCCGGACAGCATGGGTCATGCTGCTTTTCGGTGGCGTGGTTATGCTCTTCTACAACCAAAGGACGTTGAAGAAAAAAATCCGGAACTATGCCTTGGCAGTTTTGACGGTCATTTGTGTTCTTTGGGTTTATTCACAGTCTGAGGTTGTGCAAATGCGGCTAAACAATACGAATGCTTACGGTGGTGAGGCATTGTCTGAAGGCTCTGGACGATTGGTTTTCTGGGGAACGATGATTCAGTATTTGGGAGAACTCGACCTGTTTCGTCTTGCGTTTGGTACAGGCAGAGAGAGTGGAATGGATTACATGTATGAGAAAATCAACCGTAGGCTCTTTTCCCACAATGGATTTTTGGATATTTTGGTTTCTACCGGTGTTATTGGATTGTTGCTGTTCTTGGCAATGATTGGCAAAATCGGGGTAAAAATTATCCAACCTTTTCATTTGTCTCAACGAACAAGACACCACAATCTCAGCATTGTTTTCAGCATCATGCTCATGGTCAGTATTTTCTTTCAGTCTCATCAGATGTTTTGGGCGTTGATTTTGGTGGGGTTGCTGGTAGGAATGAACATGCACGAGGTGAGACAACTGGAACTGACAAAAAATGGTAGATAAACCCGCTCAATTTGAGAAACGGAAAATACTGTTCCAGTCCTTTCTGGCGTTGATTACCCGTACGTTTGCGGCTGGAATATCATTCTTACTTACAGTAGTTGTAACAAACTCATTGAGTCAGGTCGATAGTGGCTTGTTTTTCATTTCGCTTACAATGTTTAATGTGCTTTCAGTCGTTTTTACTTTGGGGTTTGACACCGTTCTCTTGAAAAAAATGAGCTTTGTTGAAAATGATGAGGCGGTAAAACAGGACGTTTTCGCTTCCTTGTTCTTGAGTTTTGTAGTTTCTGGACTTGTTGCTTTAGCACTGACCGCGACTTCCGGATGGATGTCGCTGGTAGTATTCAATAAACCAGAGCTCAATAACGCCCTATTTTTCATGATTATTTGTTTCCCGTTCCAAGCGGGTTTACAGATAATCTCAAATATGTTACAGGCGCTACAAAAAACAGTTCTTGCGATTTCCGTTGTCAAGTTAATTATTCCGACAATGGTGGTTTTAGTCGTTTTTCTTGCAGGAGTTTCAGATTTGAGGTTGCTGGTCGGGCTGTACCTTTTGGTCACGGCTATCACCTTCACTTTCTCCGTATTTCTTATAAGGAATTATCTCATTGTCTCATCTGGTTCACTGAGACGGTTTGCAAACCTTTTTCGAGAAGCAAGGAATTTCTGGATGATAACCGTATTCCAACAAATTTCAATTTGGGCAGGACAATTGGTTGTAGGTGTTTACCTACCAGCTGAGGATGCCGCCATTTATGCAGTTTGCAGAAACACAACCATGATGATGAGCTTTCTGCTTGTGGCGGTCAATTTTGTGAGTGCACCCCGGTTTGCAAAGTTTTTTGAAGAAGGGCGTCACGAATCGTTGCG
Proteins encoded:
- a CDS encoding oligosaccharide flippase family protein produces the protein MVDKPAQFEKRKILFQSFLALITRTFAAGISFLLTVVVTNSLSQVDSGLFFISLTMFNVLSVVFTLGFDTVLLKKMSFVENDEAVKQDVFASLFLSFVVSGLVALALTATSGWMSLVVFNKPELNNALFFMIICFPFQAGLQIISNMLQALQKTVLAISVVKLIIPTMVVLVVFLAGVSDLRLLVGLYLLVTAITFTFSVFLIRNYLIVSSGSLRRFANLFREARNFWMITVFQQISIWAGQLVVGVYLPAEDAAIYAVCRNTTMMMSFLLVAVNFVSAPRFAKFFEEGRHESLREHFIFTNKILLTVSVPVMIVMVFGADFILSLFGSGYSSEVSKQTLIILSIGQFVNVVSGSVGYMLLMTGNERYYRNGVVINGILAIGLSFLLVPNYGVIGSALATVISMIFVNGYNAYFVNLKLGIPALVFRK